The Arthrobacter zhaoxinii sequence TGGCGCGGCATGGCGTTGTTCGGCGATATTGATCATGGCAAGTCTACCGGCCAGCCCGCCCTGCCTCCCCCGTCCAAAGGCAGGCGATAGGCTGGCCGGACCAGATCAGCAAGCGAAAGGTCCTCGATGTCCCCCGCGCTTCTTGCCCTCACCAACGCCCGCGTGGTTCCTGTCACGGGCGCCCCCTTCCACGGCACCGTCCTCGTCGAAGACGGACGGATCCGCGAGCTGGGTCCCGACGTCGTTGTGCCCGGGGACGCAGAGGTGCTCGACGCCGGCGGGCAGTGGCTGCTGCCCGGGCTCGTGGATGCGCATACCCACCTTGGCGTGCATGAAGAGGGCGAAGGCTGGGCCGGCAATGATTCCAACGAAATGACGGACCCCGTGATGGCCGGGGTCCGGGCGCTGGATGCCGTGAATCCCTTTGACACGGGGTTCGACGACGCCCTTGCCGGCGGAGTGACCACCGCGAACATCAATCCCGGATCCGGCAACCCGATCGGCGGCCAGGCAGTGGCCCTGCACACGCACGGGCGCTACCTGGAGGAAATGGTGCTGCGTGCGCCCAGCGGGCTGAAGTCCGCGCTGGGCGAGAACCCGAAGCGGATCTACAGCGACAAGAAGCAGACCCCGTCCACCCGGCTGGGCACGGCGATGGTTATCCGGCAGGCGTTTATGGAGGCGCAGAACTATCTGGGCAAGGCCGACCCGAACATGCGCGACCCTCATCTGGAGGCTCTGGCCATGGTGCTGCGCCGGGAAATCCCGTGGCGCCAGCACGCCCACCGCGCTGATGACATCGGCACTGCGCTGCGCCTCGCCGAGGAGTTCGGCTATGACCTGGTGCTCGACCACGGGACCGAGGCCCACCTGTTGGCCGATGTACTGGCCGAACGGGGCGTGCCGGTTTTGATCGGCCCGCTGTTCACTACCCGCTCGAAGGTGGAGCTGCGGGGCCGCAGCATGGCCAATCCGGGGAAGCTGGCGGCAGCGGGAGTGGAAATCTCCATCATCACCGACCATCCCGTGGTACCCATCAACTTCCTGATCTTCCAGGCCGCACTGGCCGTGAAGGAGGGTCTGGACCGCGACGAGGCTCTGCGTGCGGTGACCATCAATCCCGCTCGGGTTCTGGGCCTTGCGGACCGGCTCGGCTCGCTGGAACCGGGCAAGGATGCGGATCTGGTCCTGTGGAGCGGCGATCCGCTGGACGTGATGCAGCGGGCGCTGAAGGTGTGGATCGGCGGCCGCGAGGTCTACCGCTACGACCTTGACGCCCACGAACAGATTGTGGCGCCGCGCTGATGGGACCGGGTTCAGGCAAATCCGCGGGTCCGGCCACTACTCCGTGGCGCACTCCTCCGCCCGGCATTATCCGGGCTGCAGGGGCTGCCTGGCTGGTGGCTGCCCTCCTGGTTGCCGTTGCGGGCGTTTCCTTTATTGTTTCGGCCCGGACCCAGCATCAGGACAGTGCTGCGCTGACCCTGCTGGGGATCCTTGCGTTGGTGCTCGCCGCAGTCAGCGCCTACAGCGTGCTGCGGCTGCGTTCGGGTAAGCGCAGCGCCCGGGAAACTCTCAGCAGCATCGGCGTGATTGCCGGGTTCCCGTTCCTGTTTCGCGGACCGGCCCTCGTAGCCGTAGGCGTGGTGCTGCTGGCCTGCACGGCGCTGCTCTGGCTGCCGCAGAGCAACAAGTATTTCCAGCTTCGCGACCCGAAGAAGCGTAAGGCCCGCAGGCCCCGCTAGACCTGAAACCGCTCAGCCTGAACGGCACGATATGCCCCGGGCGCTTTCCCGTCGGCCAAATTCGTCAATGCCGGGGAGAACTCTCCAACCTACTTCTTATTTTCTAGCCGCTTCCTGAACCATAAAGGTTGCACAAGCCAAATCGAGGCTTGTGTCCCGCTTACGCAGCTCCCTAATCAGGCGAACCTGGTCCTTTTGCAGGTCCAGTCCTGCCTCCCGGGCAACAGACCTGCTCCAAGCTACGGCAGCCTGGTCGGGGTCGGGATGGCTGGCGAAAATCTCCCTGACGATTAGCCTCGGGTTCGCGGCCCGGTTTCCGAAGAGGTTCATAATTTTCTTCTCCAAGTTCCAATGACTTTATTTAGGTGCGAAGTTAGCAGCGCAGAAGGTGTAATCGGAAGGCACAGGAAAGCCATTTGACAGTAATTTCCGAAGACGGACTGTCGTCACCGGCAGATGCCGTGAGGGATAAAAGTCGTCCGTGACTTCTGCTCCGGAAAAGTCGCGGCTGCCGCGTTCAGTTCCCCAGCCATCACGACCGGTACTTGCGTCCTGCGCGTACCTCAGCGCGCCTGCCTGCCTGCCTGCCTGCCTGCCTGCCTGCCTCACAGGATGGTGTCTGCTCAGAACGGCGGCACCGATTCCGGTTCGGTCTGCCCTGAATCCTGTTGCTGTGAATCCTCTTGGTTGGGGTCCCCGCAATGTTCCCAGCGTTGATCGCGGCCTCCATTCGGTGACCTATCCGGTGGTCCGAGTTCCAGAAACGGTTCGGTCCGGTAGACGCGTCCGGTCGGTGAGGTCCACTCGATCACTCCGGGGGTCGGTTGGGAGGCCGTCCAGTAGCCCATGGTCTTGAACCGGTGGTGCCGTCGGCAAAGGTGCTCCAGGTTCCCGTGGTCCGTTGGGCCACCCTGCGCCCAATCGACGGTGTGGTCGACGTCCGTGTTCGCGGTGCTGACCCGGCAGCCGGGGAACCTGCAGGTTCCGTCGCGTGCCCGGAGCCAGCGGCGGAGCCCGGCCGGAACCTTTCTGCGCCGTCCTACTCCGAGGATCTCTCCCGTCTGCGGATCCTGCGCCAGGCCGGTCCAGCCGGTGGCGTTCCGGGCCAGCCTGCGGGCAGCTTCGGCACTGATGGGACCGTAACCGTGCAGTTCGGCGGGCTGGTCATCGGCTCCGAAGAGGGTTTCAGCATTGATAAGGACCATGATTTCCGCCCGCGGAATGATTCCTGTTTCATCGCAGCCGGTCCTGCCGGCGCTTGCCGTCCCGGCTGCCCCACCGCCCGCTCCGCCGGGCCGCGCTGGGGCTGGGCCGGTAACGCGCCCCGCCCGGCTGGTCCCTTTATGGACCTCGTCGCTGCCAACTGCACCTGCCCGCGTCGAGCCGAGGCCGCCCATCAGCAGCTGGGCCAGGATGTCCGCACGCAGCTGATCCGTGTTCCGGGAATCCCCGGCTGCCTGCTCACCACGGGCGGCGGTACTCAAGGTGGTGTAGATCTGCTGGGCTTCCTCGGCCCGAAGGTGGGCGGACAGGCAGGACATGCCGTCTTCTTCCCGGTCCAGAGTGACCTTGCGCAGCTCGAACGCCGTCAGATGCCGTTTGGTGATCGTGTCCGGAAACTTGGTTTCGCGCAGCCGGCGGGCCTTGCAGGCAAACTGGGCCCGGGTCTTCCCCTCCGCAGCCTTCAGCAGGTCCGCCTCGAATTCCGGAAGCACCGCATCGGGTATGTTCTGGCACTGATCCAGCACGACCTGCGCATGCTGGTAGGACAGCCGACCTTCTTCCAGACCGGCCAGGGTCGCGGCATGGGTCCCGCACAGCATGCCGGCCTCAAACATCAGGCGTTGGGCCGTGACCTGCGGAAGGTTCAGGATGGCGGCGCATTCAGACGCCGCAAGACTGAACGCCATCCCCGGTTCAAGCCGCCCCGACGCGACGTGAAAGCTGTCCTGGAAAATATCCTTCATCCGGTTGATCAAGCGGGCCTCCTGCGCCTGCACCCAGGACATCGCATGCGCCATCCGGGACAGAGCTTCGCCGACCGCTTGCTCGTCAAAGGATTCGAGGTTCTGCAGGGCCAGTGTTCCGGTAAACCCGTCCGGGTACCCTTCGGTAGGACTATCGCCCTCGGAAGCGGCGGCTGTGGCGGCCGCGGAATCGGGGTTAGAGGCTGAAGCTCCGGAAGGGGCAGACCCTCCCTCGGGAACGGGATTGTCGGCTGGCTGGGTGCCGGCTTCCGCGTCGTTCTCATGAGCTGTGGCAGCTCCGGGATCAGCTGGTGCGGCGACGGATTTGCCCTCGGCCGCATTAGCAGTCCCGACAGGTTCGACAGTCAGTTCAGCCCGATACACCGACAGTGTGCACGGCTTACGGGACGCATCCGCTTCACCAGTCTGCCCTGCCGACTGCTGGTCTTCACTGCCCTGCTCTTCGGCTGTCCGTTCGGTGTTCCCGAGCTGATCCATACCCTCAGAATTTCATCCGGCACTGACATTCCCGGCCGGAAAAGAGCCTCAAACCGGCGTTCCTGGAAACTCGGAATACCTGTCTTTCGAACGGCACTACCTAGTCATGAAAGGGCCATTGGGTTGGACCCGAAACAGACAGTGGTTGCCCCCGAGGAACCGCCCGCGCCGGAACAGCTAGAGCTGCCGGAACGCCTGATCCAGATCCGCGATCAGGTCCTCGACGTCCTCCAGACCCACTGACAGCCGAAGCAGGTTTTCCGGTACGGCCAGCTCGGTGCCCTTGACCGATGCATGGGTCATTTCCGAGGGGTAGTTCATCAGGGATTCCACCCCGCCCAGGGACTCGGCCAGCAGGAACAGCCGGGTGGCTTCAGCCACCTTCCGTGCCGCAGCCTCGCCGCCCTTGAAAGACACCGACACCATGCCGCCGAAGTCCTTCATCTGGGCCTTGGCCAGGTCATGTCCCGGATGCTCTTCCAGCCCCGGATACAGCACGTGCTCCACGGCAGGCTGCTCCTTGAGCCACCGCGCCACCGCCATGGCACTGGCGGAGTGCCGGTCCATCCGCACCGCAAGGGTCTTCAGCCCGCGGGTGGTCAGCCAGGCTTCCATCGGCGCGGACACCGCACCGACAGCAAACTGGATGAACCCGATCTCCTCCGCCATGGCGTCGTCGTTCAGGATCACGGCGCCGCCCACGGCGTCGGAATGCCCGCCAATGTACTTGGTGGTCGAATGCACCACGACGTCGGCACCCAGGGCCAGCGGCTGCTGAAGGTACGGCGAGGCAAAGGTGTTGTCGACCACCAGGAGAGCCCCGGCGTCGTGTGCCGCCTGCGCCGCTGCGGCAATGTCGCTGATTTTCATCATCGGGTTCGACGGCGTTTCCAGCCAGACGATCTTCGTGTTCCCGGCCGCAATGGCAGCCGCGAGAGCCGCGGCGTCGGACATGTCCACCGCCGTATTGGTGATCCCCCACTTGCCCAGCACCTTGTTGATCAGCCGGTAGGTTCCGCCGTAGGCATCGTTGCCCAGCACGATGTGGTCCCCGGGAGCCAGCAGCCCCCGGATCAGGGCGTCCTCCGCTGCCAGGCCGGAGCTGAAGGAGAAGGCATGCTTTCCGCCTTCCAGTGCGGCGAGCTGTTCCTGCAGCGAATCCCGGGTGGGGTTGGTACCGCGGCCGTACTCATAGCCGTTGCGCAGCCCGCCGACGCCGTCCTGGGCATAGGTGGTGCTCTGGTACAGAGGCGGAATGACCGCTCCGGTGGTGGGATCCGGTGCCTGGCCCGCATGGATGGCGCGGGTGCTGAAGCTCGTCATGGTGTTCTCCTTGCGCCGGCCGGGGCCGGCAGATTGGTGCAAAACAGCGCCCCTGCGAAGGCGTGCCGGGTTAGAGGCTCAAGTACGAAAGTAGGTCGTGCCGGGTCAGCATGCCAACGGCCGTGCCATCGGACGTAACCATCACGGCGTCGTCGTCCGTCAGTTTCTCCCGGGCGGAAGCTACAGTGTCCCCCGTCCCCACGAGCGCCGGACGCGGCCCCATATGCTCGCTGATCCGGTCGGTGGGCTTGGCCTCGCCCCGGAACAGCTTCTCCGTCAGCGAGCGCTCATCCACGGACCCGAGGACTTCACCCAGCATCACCGGAGGTTCCTGCGAGAGCACGGGCAGGCAGGAGACGCCGTATTCGTTGAGGATGGCAATGACGTCCCGCACCGTTTCGTTCGGGTGGGTGTGGACCAGCGCCGGCAGCGAACCGTCCTTGGTCGCCAGTACGTCGCGGACGGAGGCCTGTTCCCCGCCGTCCTGCAGGAAACCGTAGGAACGCATCCAGTCGTCATTGAAGATCTTCCCCATGTAGCCACGGCCGCTGTCCGGGAGCAGGACCACGACGACGTCGTCGGGCCCCAGCGAGCGCGCAGCTTCCAGTGCCGCCGTCACCGCCATGCCCGAGGAACCGCCTACCAGCAGGCCTTCCTCCCGCGCCAGGCGGCGGGTCATGGCGAAGGAATCGGCGTCCTTGACCGCAATCACGTCATCCGGCACGGATGCGTCATAGTTGTCCGGCCACATGTCCTCCCCCACGCCCTCCACGAAGTAGGGGCGTCCCGTGCCGCCCGAGTACACGGACCCGTCGGGATCGGCGGCGATGACGCGCACCGGACCGGAGTCCCGGTCGGCGGAGACTTCCTTCAGGTAGCGTCCGGTGCCGGTGATGGTTCCGCCCGTACCGGCACCGGCCACGAAGTGGGTGACCCGCCCGTCGGTGTCGGCCCAGATTTCCGGTCCGGTGGATTCATAGTGGCTGGCGGGTGCGGATGGGTTGGAGAACTGGTCCGGCTTGTAGGCCCCGTCGATCTCGCGCACCAGCCGGTCGGAGACTCCGTAGTAGGAGTCCGGGCTGTCAGGGGCAACCGCCGTCGGCGTCACCACTACCTCGGCACCGTAGGCCCGCAGGACATCCCGCTTCTCCACCCCTACCTTGTCCGGGGTAACGAAGATGCACTTATAGCCCTTCTGCTGGGCAACCAGCGCCAGACCGACGCCGGTGTTGCCGCTGGTGGGCTCGACCACCGTGCCGCCGGGCAGCAGTTTGCCCTCACGCTCCGCCGTTTCAATCATCTTCACGGCGATGCGGTCCTTCACTGATCCGCCCGGGTTCAGGTATTCCAGTTTCACCAGAACGGTGGCACGGATGCCCTCGGTGACGTGGTGGAGCTTCACCAAGGGAGTGTTGCCGATCAGGTCCAGGACAGTATTGGCATACTTCATGTGACCCACGTTACTTGCTCCATCGGCCTGCGGCAGGGGAGATGGAACGCGGCGTAGCAAAAGCCACAGGCGGGCGGCCCGCCGTGCGGGCAGGAGTGGGGGCGGCGCGTGCAACCATAGTTGCATGTCCTTCACCGCCGCTGCTCCAGTGCGGTCTGTTCCAGCACCGCCTGTTCCGCTGCAACACGTTCCTGCGGCCCGGGAGTCTGGCGCATCCGGTCCTGCGGGCCTGGTGCGTTACTGGGACTCACCCGCCCCCTACTGTCTGCAGACCTCGCTGCGCATCCTGGTCCGGGGAAAGCAGGACCCGACCATCCGGCTCGGACCGGGCATTGCCTGGCTGACCTTCCTCACCCCGGAAGGCCCGGCCACCCTGAACCTGCGCGAGGAACCCGTACCCGCCCCCGGTGCCCGGGTCCGTGCCTCCGCGTGGGGACCGGGTGCCGAGTGTGCCCTGGCGTCGGTGCCCGCGCTGCTCGGTGAACAGGACGACTGGTCGGAGTTCGACGACGACGCGTTCCTCGCGACGCTGCCCCGGATGGTCACGGAGACCCGACGGCGGAACCTCTCCCTGCGGCTGCCAAGCACCGGCCGGATCATGGACACCCTGATCCCGGTGGTGCTGGAGCAGAAGGTGACCGTCCTGGAGGCCTACTACGCCTGGCGGTACCTCGTGACGCGATACGGCGTTGATGCCCCCGGCCCGGCGCCGGCAGGCATGAAGGCCGCGCCGGCACCGGAAACCTGGCGGCGGATCCCCAGCTGGGACTGGCACCAGGCACGGGTGGACCATTCCCGGTCCACCACCATCCTGCGGGCCTGTTCGCAGGCGTCGGCACTCCAGCGGCTGGCGGACGCTCCCCTCGGCGAGGACCTGACCGCCAAGCTGTGTTCGGTTCCGGGGATCGGAGTGTGGAGTGCAGCAGAAATCACGCAGCGGACGCACGGGGCTCCTGATTCCGTGTCCGTGGGCGATTACCATCTGGCCGCGTATGTGGGCGCTGCCCTGACCGGACGGCGCACCGACGACGCCGGCATGCTGAAGCTGCTCGAACCCTGGCAGGGACACCGGCAGCGGGTGGTGCGGATGATTATGCTCAGCGGCTACCGCAAACCCACCTACGGACCCAAGCTCGCGCCGATGGACCATCGGCGGCGCTGAGGTGAGCCCGGGGTGCCGGTCGGTCGGGTCGGGGCCCGGGTCGGCGGCAACGAAATTCCACGCTCGCAGAGCTCGCAGGAATATTAAAGCCGCCTCCTCCGGACCCCTCCTCCGCTCGCTCCCGCGTACCCGGTATCCTCCCGCTTCCTCCCACATACCCCGCATACCCCCGCTAGGAGACCGCAGGGGTGCCGGTGCCCGCCAGCCCGATGGTCGCTTCCTCGCGCATGGCCACTTTGCGGATCTTGCCGGAGACCGTCATGGGGAAGCTGGCCCGGATCTGGACATACCGGGGAATCTTGTAGTGGGCCAGCCGGTCACGGCAGAACTCCGCAATGGCCGCCGCATCCGGTTCCGGTGCGCCGGGAACCGGGATGATGCACGCCATGAGTTCCTCTCCGTAGCGCTCGTCCGGAACGCCGATGACCTGGACGTCCTGGATTGAGGGGTGCGTGTAGAGGAACTCCTCGATTTCCCGCGGATAGATGTTCTCCCCGCCGCGGATAACCATGTCCTTGATGCGTCCCTCCACGCTGACGTAACCCTCTTCGTCCATCCGGGCCAAATCCCCGGTATGCATCCAGCCCTCGGAGTCGACGGCCAGCGCGGTGGCCTCCGGCTGGTTCCAGTAGCCCGCCATCACGCTGTAGCCACGGGTGCACAGCTCGCCGATTTCACCGCAGGGCACCTGCTTCCCGGATCCGGGATCCACCACCTGGGTTTCCATGTGCGGCATGGTCCGTCCCACGGTGCGGGTGCGGCGGGCCAGGGAGTCGCCGCGGCGGGTCATGGTGGAAACCGGAGACGTTTCGGTCATGCCGTAGCAAATAGCCACCTCGGCCATATTCATCTCGCCGATGACCCGTTTCATGATTTCCTCCGGACAGGGTGAGCCAGCCATAACGCCGGTCCGCAGCGAGGAAAGGTCGTACCGGTCGAAGTCCGGCAGCCCCAGTTCGGCGATGAACATGGTCGGCACTCCGTACAGGGAGGTGCCGCGGTGTGTTTCGACGGCGGCGAGCGCCCGGCCGGCGTCGAAGGTGCGGGACGGAATGATTGTCGCGGCACCGTGGGAAAGGGCAGCAAGGTTGCCTATGACCATTCCGAAGCAGTGATAGAAGGGCACCGGAAGCACCACCCGGTCTGCCTCGGTGTAGCCCAGCAGTTCGCCGATGAAGTATCCGTTGTTCAGGATGTTCGAATGGGTCAGCGTTGCACCCTTCGGGAAGCCCGTGGTTCCGGAGGTGTACTGGATATTGATGGGATCCCCGGGCTGCAGCCCCGCCATCCGTTCCGCCAATGCCGCAGCCCCCGGCCCGCCGGAGTCCCTTCCCTCTGCCTCCAGTGCCGCGAAGCTGCCGGCGCCGTCCCCGGACAGGAACACCAGCGTGTCCAGGCTGTCCCCGGTCTCGAGGGCGGTCCGCGCCATGGCCTCATAGTCGTTGCGCTGGTCGCTCGGAGCAGTGAGCAGCATCCGCATTCCGCTCTGCTTCACCACGAAGTCCAGTTCAGCCTGCCGGTAGGCCGGATTCACGTTCACCAGAATGGCACCGGCCTTCGCAGTGGCGTACTGGGCAATGGTCCATTCCGCACAGTTCGGTGACCAGATGCCTACCCGGTCCCCGGCCTGGATGCCGCGCAGAAGCAGACCGGCTGCGACGTCGCTGACCTGCCGGTCCAGTTCGGCGTAGGTCCAGGACCGGTTGGTGGGGACATCGATCAGCGCGGGAGCGTTCGGAAAACGGCGGGCGGTCGACTCGAAGTTATCCCCGATGGTTTCCTCCAGCAGGGGACTCTGCGACGGGGAAGCGGCGTATGAAAGCAAGGCAGACTCCTTTGGCTGCAGGACAGATGGCGGCAACGCTACCAACAGTTTGCTTCCCTGCGAAGGGAGCGCCCTGCACCCCGGTTTCGCTCAGAAGTCCTATGGTGGGGGAATGACTGAAGAAACCAACACCCCCATCAATCTCCGCGCCACCATGGTCCCGAACCCCGGCGAACACATGCGGGTGAAGCTGGCCCTGGACATCGCCATCGAGCAGGTACGGACGGAACCGGGCTGCCTGCGCTACGAAATCATTGAAGACTCGGAGGCAGCCATTGTGCTGGCGGAACAGTGGGCCTCCCGCGAGGACCTGGAGCGCCACGCCCGCGGTGCCGCCCTCCAGGACCTGCAGGAATCCCTCAGCGCCCTGCTGGCCGAACCGCTGAAGGTGGAACAGGTCTAACCGGGCGTCAGTACGGGGTGATTGCCACCCGGTAGATGGATTCCGGCTCCGCCCCGAACCGTTTCAGGACCGCGACCACCGCTTCCTCATGCTCCGAGTCCACCGCTGCATGCACCCGGAACCGCTCATCGAAATCGATCAGCCGCTTTTCGCTGCGGAAAGTATCGGTCCGGATCTTCCCGGAGTAGACAGCGGTGTCGGAGAGCTCCAGGGAGCGGGCGCCGGCCATCAGCAGTGCGTCCCGCAGTCCGTCAACCCGCCCGGTGTTGACCACGGCGCTGATGAGGTGGCTCGGTGCGGAGTGCCGGTCCGCGCCACCGGCGCCCCCGTCCACCGCCGCCCTGCCGGCTGCCGTGGGCCGGGCACCGATTCCGCTGAGTGAATATGCGGACGAGTCCTGCTGGACGTGGTCCAGGTCCTCCTGTTCGGAGCCGGGTTCCTTCAGGCCCACCGTGCGGGAAATAACGACGGCACAGAGCCAGCTGAGCACGAAGGAGAAGACCACCACGCTGACAATGGCCACGGTCTGGTGCCACAGCAGCGTTCCCCCGCCGCCGGAGAAGATACCGTCATCGCTGGCCGCGTTCACCGTGCTGTCCGCGAAGAAACCCAGCAGGAAGGACCCCAGCACACCGCCCACGAAATGGACGGCAATGACGTCCAGGGCGTCGTCGTAACGCAGGACGCTCTTGAGCCGCACCGCCAGCACGCACACGCACCCCGCGATCAGTCCGATCAGCAGGGCCGCCCCGGTGCCGACATAGCCGGCGCAGGGCGTGATGGTGGCCAGTCCCGCAACTGCACCGGAAACTGCTCCCACCAGGGTGCAGTGCCCTGTGGTGATCCGCTCCACGAGCAGCCATGAGAGCATTGCGGCTGATCCTGCCACGTGGGTGTTGATCAGCGCCTGTGCAGCAATGTCATTGGCCTGCAGCCCGTCACCCGCATTGAATCCGAACCATCCGAACCAAAGAATGCCGCCGCCCACCAGCATCAGCGGAAGGTTATTGGGCGAGTTCCGAAGGTTGGGCCAGCCGCGCCGCCGGCCCACCACCAGCAGCACCGCCACGGCAGCGGCACCGGCGGAGGCGTGGACCACCATTCCCCCGGCCCAGTCCTGGGCGCCGAGCTGGAACAACCATCCCTTGGGGTGCCAGAGCCAGCGCGCCACCTGCGGATATACCAGGATGGAGAACGCGGCAAGGAAAAACACCCAGCCGCCGAACCGGAGCCTGCCGGCCGTCGCACCGGTGAGCAGCGCGGGAGTGATCACGGCGAACATCATCTGGTAGGCCACGAAGGCCAGCGTTGGAATGGTCACGCCCGCCGCCACGGTGTGGAACTGCGGAGTATCCAGATCCAGGAGCGCAAAAGCGTCGAATTCACCGACTACGGAGTTGCCCCCGTTGCTGAAGGCCAGGGTGTACCCCACCAGGACCCAGGTCACCGAGATGATTCCGAGCGGGATGATGTTCTGCATCATCATGGTCAGGACGTTGCGGACCGGAACCATCCCGCCGTAGAAGAGGGCCAGGCCCGGGGTCATAAACAGCACCAGCCCGGCGCAGATCAATACCCACGCGGTGTCCGCCCCGTTCATTGAGCACTCCCGGGGGTGTCAGGTGTTCCGGTGCCGCCTCTGCCATGTGTTCCGCTGCTGCCGCACA is a genomic window containing:
- a CDS encoding cystathionine beta-synthase; translation: MKYANTVLDLIGNTPLVKLHHVTEGIRATVLVKLEYLNPGGSVKDRIAVKMIETAEREGKLLPGGTVVEPTSGNTGVGLALVAQQKGYKCIFVTPDKVGVEKRDVLRAYGAEVVVTPTAVAPDSPDSYYGVSDRLVREIDGAYKPDQFSNPSAPASHYESTGPEIWADTDGRVTHFVAGAGTGGTITGTGRYLKEVSADRDSGPVRVIAADPDGSVYSGGTGRPYFVEGVGEDMWPDNYDASVPDDVIAVKDADSFAMTRRLAREEGLLVGGSSGMAVTAALEAARSLGPDDVVVVLLPDSGRGYMGKIFNDDWMRSYGFLQDGGEQASVRDVLATKDGSLPALVHTHPNETVRDVIAILNEYGVSCLPVLSQEPPVMLGEVLGSVDERSLTEKLFRGEAKPTDRISEHMGPRPALVGTGDTVASAREKLTDDDAVMVTSDGTAVGMLTRHDLLSYLSL
- a CDS encoding HNH endonuclease signature motif containing protein, translating into MDQLGNTERTAEEQGSEDQQSAGQTGEADASRKPCTLSVYRAELTVEPVGTANAAEGKSVAAPADPGAATAHENDAEAGTQPADNPVPEGGSAPSGASASNPDSAAATAAASEGDSPTEGYPDGFTGTLALQNLESFDEQAVGEALSRMAHAMSWVQAQEARLINRMKDIFQDSFHVASGRLEPGMAFSLAASECAAILNLPQVTAQRLMFEAGMLCGTHAATLAGLEEGRLSYQHAQVVLDQCQNIPDAVLPEFEADLLKAAEGKTRAQFACKARRLRETKFPDTITKRHLTAFELRKVTLDREEDGMSCLSAHLRAEEAQQIYTTLSTAARGEQAAGDSRNTDQLRADILAQLLMGGLGSTRAGAVGSDEVHKGTSRAGRVTGPAPARPGGAGGGAAGTASAGRTGCDETGIIPRAEIMVLINAETLFGADDQPAELHGYGPISAEAARRLARNATGWTGLAQDPQTGEILGVGRRRKVPAGLRRWLRARDGTCRFPGCRVSTANTDVDHTVDWAQGGPTDHGNLEHLCRRHHRFKTMGYWTASQPTPGVIEWTSPTGRVYRTEPFLELGPPDRSPNGGRDQRWEHCGDPNQEDSQQQDSGQTEPESVPPF
- a CDS encoding DNA-3-methyladenine glycosylase family protein; this encodes MRYWDSPAPYCLQTSLRILVRGKQDPTIRLGPGIAWLTFLTPEGPATLNLREEPVPAPGARVRASAWGPGAECALASVPALLGEQDDWSEFDDDAFLATLPRMVTETRRRNLSLRLPSTGRIMDTLIPVVLEQKVTVLEAYYAWRYLVTRYGVDAPGPAPAGMKAAPAPETWRRIPSWDWHQARVDHSRSTTILRACSQASALQRLADAPLGEDLTAKLCSVPGIGVWSAAEITQRTHGAPDSVSVGDYHLAAYVGAALTGRRTDDAGMLKLLEPWQGHRQRVVRMIMLSGYRKPTYGPKLAPMDHRRR
- a CDS encoding cystathionine gamma-synthase, which gives rise to MTSFSTRAIHAGQAPDPTTGAVIPPLYQSTTYAQDGVGGLRNGYEYGRGTNPTRDSLQEQLAALEGGKHAFSFSSGLAAEDALIRGLLAPGDHIVLGNDAYGGTYRLINKVLGKWGITNTAVDMSDAAALAAAIAAGNTKIVWLETPSNPMMKISDIAAAAQAAHDAGALLVVDNTFASPYLQQPLALGADVVVHSTTKYIGGHSDAVGGAVILNDDAMAEEIGFIQFAVGAVSAPMEAWLTTRGLKTLAVRMDRHSASAMAVARWLKEQPAVEHVLYPGLEEHPGHDLAKAQMKDFGGMVSVSFKGGEAAARKVAEATRLFLLAESLGGVESLMNYPSEMTHASVKGTELAVPENLLRLSVGLEDVEDLIADLDQAFRQL
- a CDS encoding AMP-binding protein; translated protein: MLSYAASPSQSPLLEETIGDNFESTARRFPNAPALIDVPTNRSWTYAELDRQVSDVAAGLLLRGIQAGDRVGIWSPNCAEWTIAQYATAKAGAILVNVNPAYRQAELDFVVKQSGMRMLLTAPSDQRNDYEAMARTALETGDSLDTLVFLSGDGAGSFAALEAEGRDSGGPGAAALAERMAGLQPGDPINIQYTSGTTGFPKGATLTHSNILNNGYFIGELLGYTEADRVVLPVPFYHCFGMVIGNLAALSHGAATIIPSRTFDAGRALAAVETHRGTSLYGVPTMFIAELGLPDFDRYDLSSLRTGVMAGSPCPEEIMKRVIGEMNMAEVAICYGMTETSPVSTMTRRGDSLARRTRTVGRTMPHMETQVVDPGSGKQVPCGEIGELCTRGYSVMAGYWNQPEATALAVDSEGWMHTGDLARMDEEGYVSVEGRIKDMVIRGGENIYPREIEEFLYTHPSIQDVQVIGVPDERYGEELMACIIPVPGAPEPDAAAIAEFCRDRLAHYKIPRYVQIRASFPMTVSGKIRKVAMREEATIGLAGTGTPAVS
- a CDS encoding amidohydrolase gives rise to the protein MSPALLALTNARVVPVTGAPFHGTVLVEDGRIRELGPDVVVPGDAEVLDAGGQWLLPGLVDAHTHLGVHEEGEGWAGNDSNEMTDPVMAGVRALDAVNPFDTGFDDALAGGVTTANINPGSGNPIGGQAVALHTHGRYLEEMVLRAPSGLKSALGENPKRIYSDKKQTPSTRLGTAMVIRQAFMEAQNYLGKADPNMRDPHLEALAMVLRREIPWRQHAHRADDIGTALRLAEEFGYDLVLDHGTEAHLLADVLAERGVPVLIGPLFTTRSKVELRGRSMANPGKLAAAGVEISIITDHPVVPINFLIFQAALAVKEGLDRDEALRAVTINPARVLGLADRLGSLEPGKDADLVLWSGDPLDVMQRALKVWIGGREVYRYDLDAHEQIVAPR
- a CDS encoding putative quinol monooxygenase, giving the protein MTEETNTPINLRATMVPNPGEHMRVKLALDIAIEQVRTEPGCLRYEIIEDSEAAIVLAEQWASREDLERHARGAALQDLQESLSALLAEPLKVEQV
- a CDS encoding ammonium transporter produces the protein MNGADTAWVLICAGLVLFMTPGLALFYGGMVPVRNVLTMMMQNIIPLGIISVTWVLVGYTLAFSNGGNSVVGEFDAFALLDLDTPQFHTVAAGVTIPTLAFVAYQMMFAVITPALLTGATAGRLRFGGWVFFLAAFSILVYPQVARWLWHPKGWLFQLGAQDWAGGMVVHASAGAAAVAVLLVVGRRRGWPNLRNSPNNLPLMLVGGGILWFGWFGFNAGDGLQANDIAAQALINTHVAGSAAMLSWLLVERITTGHCTLVGAVSGAVAGLATITPCAGYVGTGAALLIGLIAGCVCVLAVRLKSVLRYDDALDVIAVHFVGGVLGSFLLGFFADSTVNAASDDGIFSGGGGTLLWHQTVAIVSVVVFSFVLSWLCAVVISRTVGLKEPGSEQEDLDHVQQDSSAYSLSGIGARPTAAGRAAVDGGAGGADRHSAPSHLISAVVNTGRVDGLRDALLMAGARSLELSDTAVYSGKIRTDTFRSEKRLIDFDERFRVHAAVDSEHEEAVVAVLKRFGAEPESIYRVAITPY